GGCGGAACTGCTCGCCTCCTGCTATCGCGAATCTCTGCGGGTGGCACAGGAGTTGGGCGCCAGCACGGTGGCCCTGCCGGCGGTCTCCACCGGCGTCTACGGCTGGCCGATGGAGAGCGCGGCGCGGATCGCGCTGGGCGTCGCGGCGGAGACGGCACGCGGCGAGGGCCCGTCGGGAGGCGGGCGAAGCGAGGGGGAGGCGGGGGAAGGGGAGACCGCGGGGACCGGAGGCCGCCTGACGGAGGCACGGTTCGTGCTGTACGGGGCAGACGCCTACGGCGTCTTCGAGCGGGTGTGGCGGGAGTTGTGGCACGGACCCATGGTGGACTGAAGCACCGTCAATCCACCATAAGTATTCGATAACTCGTTCGAGTGAACTTCGCCCATGCGACTCGTCAGGACGGCCGCACCACGCCGAGGATGGGCATCGAGCCGGCGGCGGCGAGCTCCACGACGCCGCCGGGGTGCGGGGCCTCGATGATCGCCCCGTCCCCCACATACAGCGCGACATGGCTCGCGTCGCGGAAGTAGACGACGAGATCGCCCGGCTGCAGCGCCGAGACGGGCACATGACGCAGCTGGGCCCACTGCTCCTGCGAGGTCCGCGGGACGGAGACGCCTGCCGCCTGCCAGGAGCGCATCGTGAGCCCCGAGCAGTCGAAGCTGCGGGGGCCGGTGGCCCCCCAGAGATACGGCTTGCCGATCTGCGCCACGGCGTAGGCGATGGCCGCCCGCGCCGCTCCGTGCGCCTGGCGCGAAAGGGTCGACGAGCCGAGGGTGCCGCGCCAGGCCATCTGCGCGGCGAAGGCGCTCTGCGCCTGGAGCTGCTGGAGCGTGGAGAGTTCGCCGGCGGACAGGGAGGCGAGCAGTCCCTGTGCGGTGACGAGTTCGGCCTTGATCTCGGCGACGGCGCCCGCGGCGGCGGCCTGACTGCGGCTCAGCTCCTCCCACTCCGCGGTCGCCGCGTCCCCGTCGGCGGTCAACGTGGCCTGGGCCTGTTGCAGTTCCTGCAGCACGGTGGCGGCGGAGGCGCTCGCCTGCCGGGTGAGCGGGATCTGCGCGAGGTACGCGCCCGGGTCCTGAGAGAGGAAGAGCTCCATGCTCGGGCTGTCGGCGAAGGCCTGACCGGTGTACTGCGCCTGCGCCACCTGCCCCAGCTGCGCGTTCAGCGCGTCGACCTGCGCCTGGGCCGCGACGATCCGCCGGGCGAGCGCGACGATCTGCGCCTCCTGGGCGGTGATCGCCCCGGTGGCGGTGTCGTAGCGGGCGGTCGCCGACTCGGTCTGCTGGTACAGCGTGGCGATCTCCCGCTGCAAGGCGACGAGCCGCTCGCCGTGCCCGGCCGGCAGACGGGCCCCGGCGGGCACCCCTGCGGACGCGGGCGGTGCGGCGGTGGCCCCCAAGGCGATCGCGGTGACCGCGAACAGCGCGAGCCGCAGCCTGCGTCGAGAGCGTGGCACGGTGACCTCCTCGATTCTGACGATCCGTCAGATATGCTCACGGGATGCTGCCACGGATCGATGTAAACGACCAGAGCCGTGCAGAGGGAGGCGGCGTCCGCGCGGGGCGACGGCAGCGCCGGGGCGCGCAGAGCAGGAACGCGGGCGGCCGGCACCGTGCGACGTCAGGGCCGAGCGGCGCCGGCGTGGGGCGACGACAGCACGGAGCGCGCCGGGCAGATCCCGCTCATCCCGGCGCACGGCCGATATCAGCGCCGAGCAGGACGCGGGCGACCGGCGCCGGGCGGCGTCAGCGGGGGGCGACGGCGGACCAGGGGAGGGTGAGTTCGCCGAGGCGGTGCCGGGAGGGGGTGTCGGCCAGCGGCCAGGAGGAGGCGAGTGACCGGGTGGTGGCGAGCCAGCGCTGACGTACCCCGAAGTCCGCGTACGGGGCGGCCGCGGCCCAGGCGCGGTCCAGGTCGCGCAGCAGCGCGTGCACCCGCTCGCCGGGCACGTTGCGGTGGATCAGCGCCTTCGGCAGCCGCTCCGCCAGCTCGGAGGGGCGCTCCAGCGTGGCCAGATGCGCGGCGAGCGTCAGGGTCCTGGGGCCCTCGGGACCGAGGGCGACCCAGGCCTGGCGGCGGCCGATCTCGTCGCAGGTGCCCTCCACCAGCAGCCCGTCCGGGGCGAGCCGGGCGCACAGGCGCGCCCAGGCGTCCGCCACCTGGTCCTCGTCGTACTGCCGCAGCACGTTCGCGGCGCGGATCAGCAGCGGCCGCTCACCCCCGTCCAGCGGCACCTCGAAGCCGCCGCGGCGGAAGGTGAGCGCGGGCGGCCGCGCCACCCGCTGCGCGAGGGCGACCCGCTCGGGCTCGATCTCGATGCCGACCATCCGGACGTCGACCCGTACCGCCCGCAGGCGCTCGAACAGCTCCACCGCTGTCCACGGCGCAGCGCCGTAGCCGAGATCGACGGCCACCGGCGCGGCCTGCGCGCGGCGCAGCGCGGGGGCGAGCGCATGGGCGATCCAGCGGTCCTGGCGGCGCAGCCGGTTCGGGTTGGTGGTGCCCCGGGTGACCGCTCCCACCGGTTTCGCTGCCGCGGATCTCATGTCACGCAGCGTACGCGGCACGTCGTCCGTCGGGCACGCCAGGTAATCTGGAGAAGAGGACGAGGGCGGGAATCGCTGGGCTTTCACTCCTGTTGCACCAGTGTTGAAGCCACTGGCAGGACGACCCAGGACCGGAAAGAGGACGAGCGGTGACCCATCAGCCCGCCCGCGTCGCCATGCTGAGCGTGCACACCTCCCCGCTGCATCAACCCGGAACGGGCGATGCCGGCGGCATGAACGTCTACATCGTCGAACTCTCCAAGCGCCTGGCCGAGCTGGGCACCGAGGTCGAGATCTTCACCCGGGCCACCGGGTCCGAGCTGCCGCCGATGGTCGAACTGGCCCCCGGCGTGCTGGTGAGACACGTCACAGCCGGCCCTTACGAGGGCCTGCTCAAGGAGGACCTGCCCGCGCAGCTCTGCGCCTTCACGCACTCGGTGCTGCGCACCGAGGCAGGTCACCGTCCGGGCCACTACGACGTGGTCCACTCCCACTACTGGCTCTCCGGTCAGGTCGGCTGGCTCGCCGCGGACCGCTGGGGCGTGCCGCTGGTCCACACCATGCACACCATGGCCAAGGTCAAGAACGCCTCGCTGGCGGCCGGGGACGCGGCGGAGCCCGCCGCGCGGATCATCGGCGAGTCCCAGGTGGTCGACGCCGCGGACCGGCTGATCGCGAACACCGAGGAGGAGGCGGAGCAGCTCGCCGCGCACTACGGCGCCCGCCCCGACCAGCTCTCCGTCGTGCATCCGGGCGTGAACCTGGAGGTCTTCCGGCCCGCCACGGCCTCCCCCACCGGCCCGGTCGGCGACGCGGTGAGCCGCATCCGGGCCCGGCTGGGCCTGCCGACGGACGCGGTCGTCCTGCTCTTCGCGGGGCGAATACAGCCGCTGAAGGCCCCCGACGTCCTGGTCCGCGCGGTCGCCCACCTGCTGGACGAGGCCCCTGAGCTGCGGGAACGCCTGGTCGTTCCGATCGTGGGCGGCCCCAGCGGCAGCGGCATGGCCCGTCCCGAGAGCCTGCACAAGCTCGCCGCGCAGCTCGGCGTCTGCGACGTGATCCGTTTCCAGCCGCCGGTCGGGCAGGCGGAGCTCGCCGACTGGTACCGCGCGGCGACGGCGCTGGTGATGCCCTCCTACAGCGAGTCCTTCGGCCTGGTGGCGCTGGAGGCGCAGGCCTGCGGCACGCCGGTCGTCGCGGCGGCGGTCGGCGGCCTGCCCGTCGCGGTACGCGACGGCGAGACGGGCTTCCTGGTCCAGGGCCACGACCCCCGCGCGTGGGCGCGGGTGCTGCGCCGCTTCGTGGACAACCCCGAGCTGGGCGCCCGGATGGGCGCGGCGGCGGCCGACCATGCGCGGGCCTTCGGCTGGGGCACGGCGGCGCGGGCGACGGCGGACGTCTACGCGGACACGATCGCCCGCGCCCGCTTCGCGCTCGGCCCGCAGGGCGCGCACGGCGCACCCGGCGCGCCCGGCGTCCACGACCTGTCGGCGGCTACGGCACGGTAACGTGCCAGCCATGGGCGAAGAGATCACGCGCACGCGAGTGGCGGAGGTGCTGACGGCGGCGCTGGAGGAGTCCGGCGTCGCCTGGGAGCAGCCTTCGGGCGACCCCTGGACGTTCGTGGCGACTCTGCCGGGGACGCGGAAGCTGGCGACGAACTGTTCGCTGCGCGTGGGCGAGCAGACGCTCTCGATCAACGCGTTCGTGGTGCGCCGGCCGGACGAGAACTTCGAGGCGGTCTACCGCTGGCTGCTGGAGCGCAACACCCGTATGTACGGGCTCTCCTACGCGCTGGACCGGCTGGGCGACGTCTACCTGGTCGGCCGGCTCCCGCTGGCGGCGGTGACGCCGACGGAGATCGACCGACTGCTGGGCACGGTCCTGGAGAACGCGGACGAGCCGTTCAACCAGTTGCTGGAACTGGGCTTTGCGACGGCGATCAAACGCGAGTGGGACTGGCGCACGAAGCGCGGCGAGTCCACGCGGAATCTGGAGGCCTTCGGCCGCATCACCGGCGCCGGCGCCTGACCCTCTCGACGTCGACCAACCACGCACGGCCCCCAGGGGCGCGAGGAACTGCGCGAGCAACCACCCTGTGCGGAGATGGCCCTGCTCGATGAGGACCATCCGCACGCGGGAGGGGGTACCTCCCGGCCGAAGGCTGGGGGATAGTCGCGCAGTTCCCCGCGCCCCTGGACAGTGCAACTGGCCCATTGTTGAGAGGTGCGGCGCACGCGCGCCTGGGGGCGCGCAGTTCCTCGCGCCCCTGGGGCCCCGTGTGCGGGAGGGTCAGAACGCTGCGCGGACCTCGCCCACGACCGCGCCGCCGCCGTGCAGCGGCGCAGCCGCGATGCGGGGGAGGGTGTCGTCCGCCGTGGTGACGCCCATGCGTCGCAGCGCTGCGGCGAGGACCGGGCCGAGGGCCCGCTTCGCGCCGTCGTCGATCTTGAAGGCGAGCGCGCGGCCGTCGGGGAGGGCGACGGCCTGGACGGATTCCGCGCCCATCTTGGCCATCGCGCCGGGGACCGCCCGCATCAGCCAGGTGTCGATGCGGCGGGTGCCGGCCACGTACTCGGGGTGGGCGCGCATCGCGTCCGCGACGCGGCGTTCCGGGGTGCCGGGGTCGGCCAGGACGTGGGCGCGGAAGGCACGCGCCAGAGCGACCAGGCTGATGGCCATCAGCGGCGCGCCGCAGCCGTCCGTGCCCACGGCGGCGACCGGCTCGCCCGCCAGGGCCTCCAGCGTCTCGCGGACCTGCTGCTGCACCGGGTGGTCGACGGACAGGTAGCTCGCGGTGTCCCAGCCGTTGCGGACGCAGGCGGCCAGCATGGACGCGTGCTTGCCCGAGCAGTCCATCAGGATCCGCTCGGGTTCCCCGCCGCCGCGGATCCAGGCCTCGGCCTCCACCTCGTCGAGGGAGAGGGAGGGCGGGGTCTGCAGCGCCGTCTCGTCCAGGCCGGCCGAGGAGAGGATCTTCCGCACCGCGTCCAGGTGAAACGTTTCTGCGGAGTGACTGGCCGCCGTGACCGCCAACAGCTCGCCGTCCAGCTCCAGCCCCGTGCGGAGGATCGCCGTCGCCTGCATCGGCTTGTTGCTCGACCGCGGGAAGACCGGAAGCTCGGGGGCGCCCAGCGCGAAGTCGACGCTGCCGTCCGCGGCCAGGATCACCAGGGAGCCACGGTGGTGGCCCTCCACGAATCCGGAGCGGACCACCTCGGCCAGGACGGGGAGAACAGGAGCAGACATGAGGGTGTGCCTTCCAGGGGCCTGCGCCCCCGCAAGGGGTTCACCCTCCGGAGAGCAGGTCGTCGACGCGTGCTTCCCCTTCACGGTACCTGCGGGTGATCTCCGCGATGCACCCGTCCACCGTCCGCTGGAGCCGCTGCCGACGGCGCGAGATGCCGCGCTCGTGGGCGGTGAGCCGGATGCAGGCCGCCTGCAGTTGCTCGTCCGACTGCTCGGCGAGGTCCGCCAGCCGTGCGTCGGACATGAGTTCGTCCGCCAGGTCCTGGTACTCCCGGCCGCTCGGCGTGCCGAGGGTGACATGCCGGGCCGAGTGGCGGACCTGGGAGGGGATGTCGGCGAGGATCTCCGGCAGCTGCTCCAGAAGGGTGTCCGGCGGCAGCGCCGCACGGCCGCTGCGGCGGTCCAGTTCCGCGCGGAGGATGTCCACCCGGCCCTGCAGCAGCCGACGCAGGTAGGAGAGGTCGGCCTCGTCCTGCTGGGCGTGCCGCCGCAACGCGCGCAGTTCGTCCAGGCTCAGCGCACTCAGGCGCAGCCCCGCCGCGGTCTGCTCGTCTTGGTGTCCCACGGGTGCATGGTGCCACCGTCGGATGAAGGTTCGTCCACGCCTGCACCCAATCGGGGCCCTGGCGAATCTCCGTGGTAAATACGACCGCCGCATATCCCCAGCGCACGGCCCCGGCAGCAGCGAACCGGGGGCGCTCACCCGCTGCCCGCACGCCCCCTGCGGCGACCGCCCCCGGACGCCTCGACGGCCGCGGGCCGGGTAGCGGGCAGGGGCCCCGGGCCGCAGCGCATGCCCGAGAATGGAGACATGCGTGCAGTGGCTCAGCGGGTGACCGAGGCAAGTGTGACCGTCGACGGCGAGGTCGTCGGCTCGATCCTGGGGCCGGGGCTCTGCGTCCTGGTCGGGGTGACCCACGAGGACACCCCGGAGCAGGCCGCGCTGATGGCGCGCAAGCTCTGGTCCCTGCGCATTCTGGAGGCCGAGAAGTCCTGCTCGGACCTGAACGCGCCGCTGCTGGTGATCAGCCAGTTCACCCTCTACGGCGACGCCCGGAAGGGCCGGCGGCCCACCTGGAACGCCGCGGCCCCCGGCCCGGTCGCCGAGCCGCTCGTCGACGAGGTCGTCGCCCAACTCCGGTCGCTCGGCGCCACCGTGGCAACCGGACGGTTCGGCGCGGACATGAAGGTCTCGCTCACCAACGACGGTCCCTTCACCGTCGTCCTGGAGTTCTGACCAGCACCCGCGCCCGACCCGGGCCCGAAGGGACTACGGCTCGACGACCACGTCCTGCGACGCCGCGACCGTGCCCGCGAGCAGCGTGGCGTCCACCGCCGTGTTCCGCTTGACCAGCCCCAGTGCGATCGGCCCGAGCTCGTGGTGCCGGACCGCCGTGGTCACGAACCCGACCGGGCGGCCGTCGGGCCCGTCCGCGGCCAGGCGGATCGGGTCGCCGTGCGCGGGGAGGGACTCCTCGCTGCCGTCCAGGTGCAGGAAGACCAGGCGGCGCGGCGGGCGGCCGAGGTTGTGCACCCGGGCGACCGTCTCCTGGCCCCGGTAGCAGCCCTTGTTGAGGTGGACCGCCGACTCCAGCCAGCCCAGCTCGTGCGGGATGGTGCGGTGGTCGGTCTCGAAGCCGAGGCGCGGGCGGTGGGCCTCGACCCGCAGCGCCTCGTAGGCCCAGATGCCGGCCGTAGGACCGGAGTCGGCGACGGCCAAGGCGTCGGCGAACTCCTCGCGCGGCAGGAAGAGGTCGTAGCCGTAAGGCAGTTGACGCACGGCGGCGGCCGGCGGCGGGGTGGATCCCGCCGGGGCGAAGACCACCGCGTACGCGTCCGTCGCGTCGGCGATCTCGACCTGGGCGAAGAACTTCATCTTCTGCAGGTAGGCCACCAACTCCCCCGCCGTGCCCGGCTCGACGTGCATCCACGTCGTCGCGCCGTCGTCGACCAGGTAGAGCGCGTGCTCGATGTGCCCGTGCGGGGAGAGGATCAGCGCCTCCGTCGCCTGCTGCGCGGGCAGCGCGCTGACGTGCTGGGTGAGCAGCAGGTGCAGCCAGCTCAGCCGCTCCGGTCCGGAGACGGTCACCACGCCGCGGTGCGAGAGGTCGACGAAGCCCTGGCCCGCGGCCAGCGCCCGCTGCTCGCGGAACAGGTCGCCGTAGTGCGCGGCGACACCGGCGTCCACGCCGTCGGCGGGCACCGCCCCGGGGAGCCGGTCCAGCAGCGGGCTGCGGTAGGTCGTCACGGTCGTCACGCGCGCTTCTCCTCGGGGTCGTGCGGATCCTGCGGATGCTCGGACACGTCGCGTTTCGCCGTCCCGTCCTTCGCCGCGCAGTTCGCGCAGAGGCCGAAGATGGCGAAGTGCTTCATGTCAGTCTCGAAACCGTGCGCGCGCCGCAGGGATTCCACGAACGGCTCGGCCAGCGCGACATCCGTCTCGATCACACTGCCGCACTCGCGGCAGACCAGGTGCATGTGCTGGTCACGGCTGGCCAGATGGTAGGTGGGCGCGCCGTGGCCGAGGTGGGCGTGGGAGACCAGGCCCAGCTCCTCCAGCAGGTCGAGGGTGCGGTAGACGGTGGAGATGTTCACGCCGGCGGCGGTGCGCCGCACCTCGGTGAGGACCTCCTCCGGTGTCGCGTGCTCCAGCTCGTCCACGGCCTGCAGCACCAGCTGCCGCTGCGGGGTGAGCCGGTAGCCGCGCCGACGCAGGTCCGTCTGCCAGTCGATGCCGCTGCTCGCCACTGAACCTGCCCCTGTCTGCGCCCTCGCCCTCACGCGGCGCTGCGAAACGCGTCTGTCCCGTACCCCCGAGTCTAGGGGGGCACGGGACAGACGGAAGATCGGCCGGAACGACCGCGGCTCAGCGGAAGAAGGCGATGCCGTCGTCCGGGAGGTCGGCGATGTCCTCGATCAGCTTGGCCGGGTTGAGCACCTTCTTGAGCTGCGCGGACATGTACGGCCGCAGCGGCACCTCGGGGGCGGACTTCTCGCCGACCCACATGAGCTCGTTGTTCACGAAGCCGTACAGCCGCTTGCCGCCGGAGTACGGCGGAGCGCCCTCGATGCGGGCGACGGCGTCGGTGGCCAGGTCGATCTGCGGCTTGCCGTCGGCCAGCTCGCCGTACCAGATCTCGACGGTGCCGTCGTCGCGGACCGAGGAGAACTCGATCTCACGGACGCCGGAGGTGCCGTGCGCGTTGGCGGTCACCCGCCAGAAGCCGGACTCGGACTCCAGCGGACGGACCTTGTTGCCCTCGTTGTCCAGGACCCAGGTGCGGGAGCGGAACTCCAGGAACGGGCGGCCGTCGTGCCGGAAGACGATCTCCTGGCCGAAGTTGCACTTCTCCGTGCCGGGGAAGTCGTACACGCCCGCGCCCTCCCACGTTCCGAGCAGGAACGCGAGGGAGACGACGTCCTTGTGCAGGCCGGAGGGGATCTCGATCATGTTCAGCGCTGGCCCTGGTAGAGCTTCTTGACCGAGAAGGCGGCGAAACCGATGATCGCGACGGCCATGACGATCAGCAGGCCGGTGAAGCACCACTCAAGGGCAGACATTGCTTGTCCTCAGCACTGGGGAACGAACCTGTCCAGAGTCTAGTCGGCCCCGGTCCCGCCCTCACCGTGAGCCCCGCCCTACGCTGCCGCTATGCCGAAGACAAAGCTCGTCATCAAGGTCACCGCGGGCGCGGACGCGCCCGAGCGCTGCTCGCAGGCGTTCACCGTCGCCTCCGTCGCCCTCGCGAGCGGGGTGGACGTCTCGCTCTGGCTGACCGGCGAGTCGGCCTGGTTCGCGCTGCCCGGCCGGGCGGCGGAGTTCGAGCTGCCGCACGCCGCGCCGCTGCCGGAGCTGCTGGACGCGCTGCTGGCGGGCGGCTCGGTCACGCTGTGCACGCAGTGCGCGGCGCGGCGCGGGATCGCCCAGGCGGACGTGCTGGACGGGGTGCGGATCGGGGGCGCGCAGCTCTTCGTCAGCGAGATCGTGGGTGACGGGGTCCAGGCACTCGTCTACTGACGGAGGGGTCGTCCCACCAGGGGTCGTCGGGGCCGCGCCGGTTGGCGACGATCGCGGCGACCGGCGGGATGACCATGGCCACCAGGCTCATCACGACCGCGGCGGGGACGGACCAGAGCCGCACCACGTTCCAGGCCAGGACGATCAGGAGCAGGCAGACGCCCATCAGGGCGTAGTACACGTGCCGCCGTCGGGACTGCATACCGGGAGTCTTCCCCCTCAGCCCGTCCCGGAACGACCCGGAACACACGGAACCCCGCGCCGACGGGATGTCGGCGCGGGGTTCGCGCTGGTGACAGCGGCGATCCGGTGATCAGACCGCGATCGCGACCTCGGTGAACTCGCCCTGCTGGGCGACGACGGCACGGTCGACCGTCGCACCGGGGACGAGGGCGCGCAGCGTCCAGCTGCCCGGGGCGGCGAAGAAGCGGAACTGGCCCGTCGCCGAGGTCGGGACCTCGGCGGTGAACTCGCCGCTCGCGTCGAGCAGACGGACGTAGCCGTTGACCGGCTCGCCGTCGCGGGTCACCGAACCCTGGATGATCGTCTCGTTGGCCACGTCAACTCCTGCAAGTTCGGGCCCGCCGGCCTTGGCTCCACACATGTCCTTGCTCCTCGTTCGTTGGTCGGTCAGGCCGGCTCAGTTGGAGCCGAGCTCGATCGGCACGCCGACGAGGCTGCCGTACTCGGTCCAGCTGCCGTCGTAGTTCTTGACGTTGGTCTGGCCGAGCAGCTGGTGCAGCACGAACCAGGTGAGCGCGGAGCGCTCGCCGATGCGGCAGTAGGCGATGGTGTCCTTCGCCAGGTCGACGTTCTCGGCCTCGTAGAGGGCGCGGAGCTCGTCGTCGGACTTGAAGGTGCCGTCGTCGTTGGCGTTCTTGGACCACGGGATGTTGCGGGCGCTCGGCACGTGGCCGGGACGCTGCGACTGCTCCTGCGGCAGGTGCGCCGGGGCGAGCAGACGGCCGGAGAACTCGTCGGGCGAACGGACGTCGACGAGGTTCTTGCTGCCGATCGCGGCGACGACGTCGTCGCGGAAGGCGCGGATGGAGGTGTCCTGGGCCTGCGCCTTGTACTCGGTGGTGGCGCGGACCGGGACCTCGGCGACCAGGTCGCGGGAGTCGAGCTCCCACTTCTTGCGGCCGCCGTCGAGCAGGCGGACGTCGCCGTGGCCGTAGAGCTTGAAGTACCAGAACGCGTAGGAGGCGAACCAGTTGTTGTTGCCGCCGTAGAGCACGACGGTGTCGTCGTTGGAGATGCCCTTGGCGGAGAGCAGGGCCTCGAAGCCGGCCTGGTCGACGAAGTCGCGACGGACCGGGTCCTGCAGGTCCTTCTTCCAGTCGATGCGCACGGCGTTGCGGATGTGGTTCTTGTCGTAGGCGCTGGTGTCCTCGTCGACCTCGACCACGACGACCTTCGGGTCGTCCAGGTGGTCCTGGACCCAGTCGGCGCTGACCAGAACGTCACTACGGCTCATGGGAAATCTCCTCCGGGGCAGTTGCGGAAGGGGGCGCCGCGCGCGGTGGCACGTCCGGAGGGGAGTCCGGATCGTGGGACGTGCGGCAGGAAGTCTTGCAGGGCGCCGCTCGAGCCATGGCTGAGACGGCGCGGGAATTGCGCGAGTGTGGGCAGGAACCGCCCGATCAGCGCATTCGACAGAGGCAGGCAGCGACGCGGCACAGGTCTACTGCCCGCCGCTTCGTGAGTTCCGCCTGTCGCTTCATGTCCACGATGCTAGGGAACGAACCCGGAGGCTGTCATCAAAGTCTTGAATGATGAGACAAAGTCGTCCATATTTCGGGACAGCGGGCACTGCCGGCCCCTCGGCAGGCGGCTGCGCGGGCCGCACGGCTCGCGCAGGGCGGAAGACGAAGCCACCCTGCGGGACCGCGATGGACAGCGCGTCTCACAGGGTGGACAAGGGCGGGGCTTTCGGGCCGGGCTCAGCCGTTCAGGTGCACGTCCGTGCCGGACGCCTGGACCGAGATCCCGTTCTCCTCGGCGTCGACGCTGTCGAGCTTGAGCCCGCTGGGCAGGCCGGAGACGGGCACCTCGGGCGCGAAGACGTCGGCCAGGAAGGAGGTCAGCGGGTCACCGGTGTCCAGGTTGCCCAGCTTCACGCTGCCGCCGCCGGAGACGGAGATGTCGGCGGTCCCGGTGACGGTGTTGCCCTCGATCTTCCCGCTGACCTTGACCTTGCCCGGCGAGCCGCCGTAGGTCACCTTGATGTGGTTCGGCAGGGCGGCGGAGAGGTCGGAGTATCTGATCGTGACGGTGCCGGTCGCGGAGTCGGCGACGGCGCTGGAGTAGTCGCTGGAGATCTTCACGCCGTGCAGGTCGGCGTCCAGGTTCATCAGCTGCAGCTTGCCCGCCGGCACCTGGAAGTCCACGGCGTGGAACTTGACCTCGTCGAGCTTGGAGCCGATCAGCTGGGTCAGGAACGGGAAGCCCTCGATGCTGACGTCCGGCTTCTGGGAGAGGCCGCGCGAGGACTGGATCTTGCTCGCCGCCTGGTTCTCGGCTATCCGGACGGCGATGCGGTCGGCTGCGACGAAGAGGCCGAAGAGGATCACCAGAGTGATGAGCAGTCGGCGCAGGTTGCGCATCGTGAGTCGGTCCCTTCGGAGGGTCAGGTCGTCGGTCCGGTGGTTCTCGGACAACGACGCGGGGCCGGGCGTGATGGTTGCCCGGCCCCGCGGTTCTCGGTGGGTGTCGTGCCGCGCCCTCAGCGGGCGATCAGGAAGACGGCCGGCGCGGCGCAGGCCAGTGGCAGCGCCACCCCGGCGGTCATGTGGACGAAGCGCGAGGGGAAGTCGTAGGCGGCGACGCGCCGTCCGACCAGCGCGCACAGACCCGCGCCCAGCCCGATGAGCAGCCCCTTGCCGAGACCGAGACCGGTCGCGGCCCCGAGCGCTCCGCCCGCGGCCACTCCGACGAACCCGCCCGCGGCGAAGCCCAGCACGGCGGGGCTGCGCAGCGCGGCGGACACGACCGCCGCGAGCCCGGCGGCCAGGGCACCCGCGAGGACGGCCTTGCCGGACGACACGGCGAGGAACGCGCCGCTCAGCACCGTCACGACCGTGGCGGAGGCGCTGACGGTGAGGGCGTAGAAGCGCTCGTCGGGGTTGCTGGGCCGGAAGATCTGCAGGATCAGCACGAGCATGAAGAACCCGCCCAGGGTTCCGGCGAGCACGGCGGGCGCGCTGGACTTCGCGGACGCGGCCAGGATCGCGGCGTCCGCGACGACGCCGCCGAGCGCGGCCAGCGCGATGCCCTGCCTGGCCGGCCACATGCCGTTGAGCCGGAACCACCCGGCGGCGGTGACGGCCTGCAGCAGCAGCACCGGCAGCACCAGGGCGAACTGTCCGCCGAGGGCGGCGACGCCGACGAGCGCGGCGAGCCCGAGCGTGATCGCCGCCGGCTGCACTCCGGGGTCGATGATCGGCGACCCCTGGCGCGGCGCGGGCTGCGCCGGCGCGGCAACGGCCTCCGCCGGTCCCGTCGGCTGCGCGGAGGCGAACGCCTCCCGCAGCGAGCCCCCGGGCTCGGCGTCCAGGGGTCTGGCCACGCCACCCACCGGCCCGGTCGGCGCGGCGGCGGCGAAGGCCTCCCGCAGCGACCCTCCGGGCTCGACGACGATCCCCTGCGGCGCGACGTCCTGCGCGACGGGGTGAGCCGCCTGCGGCGCGAAGCCGTGCGGCGGCAGTCCGGACAGTCCGTCGGCCCCGACCCCGCCGGCAGCGGGGTAACCGGCATAGGGCGCCGCCTGCGGCGCGGCGACCCCGGGCCCTCCGGCGAAGCCCTGCGGCGCGCCGGGAGCGGCGAGCGGAGGGCCACCCGGCATCGTTCCGGCATGGCCGGGGGCGGGGTGCGGCATTCCGGTCAGCGGGTCCGCCACAACCCCACCAGGTGCGGGGTACCCGGCATGGGGCGCCGCCTGCGGCGCGCCGGGAGCGCCCATGCCCTGCGGCGCAGCCGAGCCAGGCCCTCCGGCGAAGCCCTGCGGCGCGCCGGTGGCAAGCAGCGGGCCTCCCGGCATCGGCTCG
This genomic interval from Streptacidiphilus rugosus AM-16 contains the following:
- a CDS encoding O-acetyl-ADP-ribose deacetylase codes for the protein MMEITLVQGDITRQQVDAVVNAANSSLLGGGGVDGAIHRAAGPELLAECRALRASHYGKGLPTGRAVATSAGRLSARWVIHTVGPVYPRPEDGRDELERRAELLASCYRESLRVAQELGASTVALPAVSTGVYGWPMESAARIALGVAAETARGEGPSGGGRSEGEAGEGETAGTGGRLTEARFVLYGADAYGVFERVWRELWHGPMVD
- a CDS encoding C40 family peptidase; this encodes MPRSRRRLRLALFAVTAIALGATAAPPASAGVPAGARLPAGHGERLVALQREIATLYQQTESATARYDTATGAITAQEAQIVALARRIVAAQAQVDALNAQLGQVAQAQYTGQAFADSPSMELFLSQDPGAYLAQIPLTRQASASAATVLQELQQAQATLTADGDAATAEWEELSRSQAAAAGAVAEIKAELVTAQGLLASLSAGELSTLQQLQAQSAFAAQMAWRGTLGSSTLSRQAHGAARAAIAYAVAQIGKPYLWGATGPRSFDCSGLTMRSWQAAGVSVPRTSQEQWAQLRHVPVSALQPGDLVVYFRDASHVALYVGDGAIIEAPHPGGVVELAAAGSMPILGVVRPS
- a CDS encoding methylase encodes the protein MRSAAAKPVGAVTRGTTNPNRLRRQDRWIAHALAPALRRAQAAPVAVDLGYGAAPWTAVELFERLRAVRVDVRMVGIEIEPERVALAQRVARPPALTFRRGGFEVPLDGGERPLLIRAANVLRQYDEDQVADAWARLCARLAPDGLLVEGTCDEIGRRQAWVALGPEGPRTLTLAAHLATLERPSELAERLPKALIHRNVPGERVHALLRDLDRAWAAAAPYADFGVRQRWLATTRSLASSWPLADTPSRHRLGELTLPWSAVAPR
- the mshA gene encoding D-inositol-3-phosphate glycosyltransferase, which codes for MLSVHTSPLHQPGTGDAGGMNVYIVELSKRLAELGTEVEIFTRATGSELPPMVELAPGVLVRHVTAGPYEGLLKEDLPAQLCAFTHSVLRTEAGHRPGHYDVVHSHYWLSGQVGWLAADRWGVPLVHTMHTMAKVKNASLAAGDAAEPAARIIGESQVVDAADRLIANTEEEAEQLAAHYGARPDQLSVVHPGVNLEVFRPATASPTGPVGDAVSRIRARLGLPTDAVVLLFAGRIQPLKAPDVLVRAVAHLLDEAPELRERLVVPIVGGPSGSGMARPESLHKLAAQLGVCDVIRFQPPVGQAELADWYRAATALVMPSYSESFGLVALEAQACGTPVVAAAVGGLPVAVRDGETGFLVQGHDPRAWARVLRRFVDNPELGARMGAAAADHARAFGWGTAARATADVYADTIARARFALGPQGAHGAPGAPGVHDLSAATAR
- a CDS encoding type III secretion system chaperone family protein encodes the protein MGEEITRTRVAEVLTAALEESGVAWEQPSGDPWTFVATLPGTRKLATNCSLRVGEQTLSINAFVVRRPDENFEAVYRWLLERNTRMYGLSYALDRLGDVYLVGRLPLAAVTPTEIDRLLGTVLENADEPFNQLLELGFATAIKREWDWRTKRGESTRNLEAFGRITGAGA
- a CDS encoding asparaginase, which codes for MSAPVLPVLAEVVRSGFVEGHHRGSLVILAADGSVDFALGAPELPVFPRSSNKPMQATAILRTGLELDGELLAVTAASHSAETFHLDAVRKILSSAGLDETALQTPPSLSLDEVEAEAWIRGGGEPERILMDCSGKHASMLAACVRNGWDTASYLSVDHPVQQQVRETLEALAGEPVAAVGTDGCGAPLMAISLVALARAFRAHVLADPGTPERRVADAMRAHPEYVAGTRRIDTWLMRAVPGAMAKMGAESVQAVALPDGRALAFKIDDGAKRALGPVLAAALRRMGVTTADDTLPRIAAAPLHGGGAVVGEVRAAF
- a CDS encoding RsiG family protein yields the protein MGHQDEQTAAGLRLSALSLDELRALRRHAQQDEADLSYLRRLLQGRVDILRAELDRRSGRAALPPDTLLEQLPEILADIPSQVRHSARHVTLGTPSGREYQDLADELMSDARLADLAEQSDEQLQAACIRLTAHERGISRRRQRLQRTVDGCIAEITRRYREGEARVDDLLSGG